caggaaaaatacaaaaaaaaaaaaaacaaacaaaaaagttacaGGGGAAGGTGACAGCTGATGCTGTAGGCTAGACCCTGGAGTCTCTCTgtcacctccctctctctcttaagaCAAAATGCTCTTGATGTAGTCAGTGTTGATGAGCACCTCTACCCCCCAACAAGGGAAGACTGCCCAGGGTGCTGGATTTCTtggaggcagggggaggctgGTAAAGTTGAGATGACCTCTTCCCCCTCTTCTGCTCTGtgctccccccctcccaccctctctactctcctctctctcctgtttGGTTCCCTTGTGGGGAGCAGCAGAAAGGCCTTGTTCCCTCAATCTTGGCCCACCCCCACCTTACCTGGTTTATTTGTGTTGGCTTTCACTCCatttatctttgtcttttctCCCTCCACCATCTCTCTGAGGGTTCCATGACCCTGTCCACCTTTGGTCACTTGTGGAAATCACCCAATTAGAATTAAgagattttcaattatttttcagggCAGGTCTCTAGCTCCCCTGCATCTAGGCTGACGTGTGAAGTTGCTGTGAGTCCATTAGGGGGTAGCAAGAGTGTTGGAGGCCCTAATATTTCCTTGGGTAATGAAATCTTTCTGTAGGGAGCCTCCAGGGATAAACCAGAGGACCAGCATTAGTACTCAGGCAATCTTAACATGAAATCAGATCTACCGTGACAAGCCTCATGTGATTATTTTGTTACAACTCCGCCAGATAGCTTTTCAGCAAAAAGATCATCCATTAGAAGCAAGCCAGCTCACAGGTCCTTGGGGCTAGTATCCTCCTATCTACAGAGAGTGAGTGGGTCGCTCCAGGACCGAGCCTTCTGATGAGGCCCCACTAATTTCCCAAGTGGAGCAATCAAGGCTCGTGGATCCAGGCTGGGGGGCAGGTAATCCAAGGATTAGGCAGCTTTGGCTCTGGAATGCAGAACAAAGTTGTAATCCCACAGACTTCCCTTTGTAATCACGCCCAGTTTAGGCTAACATCTCAAACCAGTGAGCCTTCCCTGAAGCCATAGcgttggctggggtgggctgaGGGTGACAGGCAGGCCCAAGGGGCAGCTGAGTACTGCTGTGGACAGTGCGCCCTGTGTGGACCGCAgacttgcagatggccaccctGGGGAAAATGACTGGAGTGCGAGCGCACAGGATGCTtccaaaaatttaataaataatgactttttaaaaaattgtataaacTATAAATTACCATGCAGTCCttataacttaaaataatttacaggTTGAGGTAGGGAGGGGCCCAGAAGAGTGtggaggggagctgggggtgggtgggggctggtgtgTGGTCAGGCTCGCCTCCCAGTCTTCCTGCTGAGCACGCACACACAGGCTGTGTCTATCCGGATAAACCGCCAGGCAGCCTGCTTATCGTCCATGGTCAGCGCCTTGACGAAAGTGTGTGTTGTGGTGCAATACGAGTTCCAGTGCTTGGCATCAATGCCCCGGCACCCGCTGTCCACGGGGTTGGGGTCCCGGCACTTGGTCTCAAAAAAGTACTGTTTGAACACACTGTTGTTGATGTTcacctctcccaacaccatcaccTCCTTGCCCTTGATGTCCGTGGCCGTGGTCTTGTCCCCCACCCACACACTGATGCTGTCGCACACGGAGAACTCCCCCCTGTGGAAGATGGGGTGGGACGTGGATCGCTTGCTCCTGTGAGTCCTGTTGAAGGAGGCTGCACCGCTGGCCTCAAAGTCTGGATGCTGGGCATCTGCAGCGACAGGCGGGGGCTGGGTGCTGAACAGCACACGAGGTGAACGCAGTCGCCGCTTCTTAAAAAGTTTGGGGTCCACTGTGATGTTGCGCGTCTGCCCTGCCACCCTGGCAGCTATTGCCCGGGCCGGGGCGCTGCGGGCTCTGCGGAGGGCTGTGTCCAAGGAGTGTTGGAGGCTGGTCCAGTGGGCTTGGGGGACGGCGTGCCCTGCGGGGACATTGCTCTCTGCCTGTGGGTCTGCCTGGGCGCCGATCAGAAGAGCTGTGATCAGAGTGTAGGACAACATGGACATTACGCTCTGCACCTGCAACGGAGCAGAGATGAGGTTATTCACTGAGGACGCCTGTACAAAGGCGGTGTCTCAGCTGCTCAGAGTCCACCTCCCAAGAGGATTACCTGGGAGTTGGTGGGCAAGGTGACCCTGGAATTCATCCTTTGAACTGGGGTACTTTTGGAATTGAAAGGGGGTGATAGCCACAATGACACTGGGACAACGGGCATAAACAGGACCGGCTGAGACAACCCAGATATATGGCCACCCCTGTAAGGGATGGGCTTTTccaggaaggggcagaggcaCTGACATTCTGCCCTGTGGTCTGGTCTGAGCTTGGGAGCATCCCTCACAGAACCCCTGGAGTTCTCTGCCTGCCAGCCCGAGGCAGCCGTGAGCAGGCAGTGCATGCGCATGGTGCACTTGggcagcagggaggtgggtttgacccCTTGCCCCAGCACTGAGTCCTGCCTGGACTCCACTGGAAGGCCGTGGGGAAGGTTGACTGGGACTCGTCTGGAAGCCTTAGCCTGACCACATGCTCTTCAGAGCAGCAGCATGGTGTCAGTTCGGAGATCCGGTGACTCTGGACCCTTATGGTGGGTCCACGAAGCATCATGTTTGAGCAAAAACTGTGTGGTTCTGAGGCCATCTTAGCCAGTCCTTCTAACTGGCCATCAGCCCTCACATATAAACATGATACTAATAACATTTCCTCTTTGTGTTGCTGTGAAGCTTTTCCAATATGTTCACTTCTAATTTCTCATTAGTCTGCGAGTTAGGCTAGAATTCATCCTCTGTCTTTCATCCATGAGGAAAGTGATCCACAGAAGATTAGCATAGGCTTAAAGTCACTAGCAAACActggaacagaaatagaatccAAGTCTGATCCTTTACTGAGCCAGTCCACCCTTctattcttctttccttcctccttcactttctctttcattcttcaatatgtcttttctttttattgtttgtgtaGACCAAATGGCATAATTATATCTGTCCCCAAAGGCAGTGTAAGTCCCTCTTCAGCACGTGCCAGACAGGACACCATGCTGCACATGCTCACCATTGACCAACCCCCACAACCCAGGTCACATAAACTGTGGAACTCTCTGGGTTCCTAAGCTGACTTTTGGTGAGCTTTTGTCCACACCAGGAGGTTCCtatcaaatgtcacctcctctgtgaagctaCCCCTGATCTTCTCGgtaggttagagcatcacccGTAGAGGGTTCTCAAACTTCTAATTCTATCACTTCCCCCAagtcccctccccacgccccctgGTCATTCTACTCCCTCCCACTTGTCCAGCCTGGCACAGATACCGCCTTTGTCTTGAGGATGCTGTCTCAGATCACCCCAATCAAAAGTGATCTCTTTCCATTCTCAActtcagaagtgtgtgtgtgttcattctcTCCTGCTAAGTCAACGTAGTGAAAAAAAGTCTGCATTGGATCTGGGGTTCGAAAACCTTGTTTGGATTCCTATCTTGTCTACTTGTTAGCAAATGGAAGCCattaatctttctgagcctttgtttccttattgatAAAAGTGGATAATAAACACCATTTCACAGAGTTGTTGGCGGATTAAATAGGCACTCACAAAATCTGAGTTAACTCTGAGTCACTCTCATTTCCTGTGGGCAAAAGCTTGGTCTTCTTCAGTTGTATTGCTGCTTGGCCACTCCCTAAGCTCACTCCCCAATGTCCTTTCATAGCACCTTGTTTTTCCTCTACCAGTCTTCTTTCAAAGTGTGATGATTGGAGCCTGTCTCCTTACTGGCTGTGACATGGTGGAGGGCAGAGCTGTGTCACAGCAGCTAGTTGCTCCATCCCTGGGTGTGCCCCTCCCTTGTCTTCTGTGCGTGACCCTCTCACCCCTCCTAGCTGCGGATGATCATTTACATGCCTGTCTCTCCGAGAGCGCTTTAGAAAGCCATTTGCCTTAAAATACTTCCAGGGCCatgtacagtgcctggcattgtAGTAGGTCCTCAACAACTATAAGGAGTATGGATGAAAGGGTGAACAGGGGTGACCAGGGAAGCCCTCCATTTGCCTTCTTCCCACCATGGTGCATGGTTTCTCTTGGATTTTGTACAGATGGCCAAATACAGCATTCCTCATGTTTTCAAGTGATGCATTCTTCTCAGTCCTGTGCTTTTCTGCAGCTAGAAATAGACAGTTCTTTGGTGAGATACCAAGAACAAAACTGccacattcttttctctttgattaCTTTGAAAATGGTTGTGTTTGCTCCAGTTTTCCAGCCGGCcatgcagggggtggggatggatcTGCACTTCTGACCACCCCTGTTTCTGTCCACCAGTGGCCGTGCAGCTCACGTCCAACCCACTGTTATAGGGCTCACCATTCAGGTGGCAGCGAATCCAAGCCCTTTACGTTTGCTcctttttgtgtttcatttcttcctgcttcTCAGTCCACGATATCCCGCATCCGGTTgatgaagggaaaagaaatgaatcTGATATTCATCCCTTTATATACAAATTAGTAGTAATACTTAGAACTTGgatactgaaatgaaaaaaaatgactaaaatttagGGTTTCGATGGTACTAAGGGCCACACTGCTCCCTGTTTTCCATTTCCAAGGGTTCCCTCGCTCCAGTCTCCCCTTGGGTGCGCTCACCCTCTTCTAAGGAGTCGACTGAAACTTCTGCGCAGTTGATACTTGTTCCAGGTCTGCTCTTTTGCAAGCCAGTTTGGAACCTGCAGCTTCCTGATGGGCAATGCTCCATGgatactgacattttaaaagcaagatgCCAGAAAgagtcctctttgggttcatcaccccttcctcctctttcctcaaCAACAGCAGCCCATTTGGGGCCCCTTGCTGATTTACAAAGCCATTCCACAGCTATAATCTCCTATGAACACCTCTCCCTATCCTTCAAACAGGTTTCTCcgcattttcctttttctgtgactGGGACCAATATTCCTTCACTCACCAGCTCCAGCCCTTGGCTTATCCCTGGACTCtgttctttcctctctgctctctgccagccctTTAGGTTCTGGTCAGTAGCATCTCTTGAAAGTAATTTCTCACCTCTGTGCTCCTAGTTCAGGTCATGGCACAGTATCTTAACTTATGTCCTGGACTCTCACCTCTCTGCTTCCAGGCCTGCTATCCCTGGCCTCCCCATTTAACCCCATCACCCTGCTGGGAGGACCCAGCGCTGGGCCCATTGCCCAGCTAAGCCAGTGGGACTGCTAGGCCTGACAGGCcctgcctgccttctctcctgTCACATACTTTGCATTCCAGGCAAACTCCTCCCAGGAGCACCTGCGCTGTGCTTCCCTACTGTCTGTCGCCTTCAGAGTCTCTGTACCAGCCATACTCCCCACTGCCCCGGTGGAGGGTCTGGCCTCGCTGTGGGTGAAAACGCAGTATCTGCGAAGTGCAACAAAGCAAAGCATAATAAAACGAGGTCTGCCTGTGTGATGTTTCCTGCTCTGCTGAGCTGCTTTCACAAAGCTCGGACAGTCTAATGCGCCTTCTGGGCTCACTGTCAGGACATAGCACGTGGTACCCGGTGGCATGTCATCCCAGCAGAGGTTTGTGTCGTGGACAGATCATTTTGTTAAGGTTTGAAAATGTTGCAATTATGTTTCTCATTTGGGTTTCAGATGAAAAGGTGGTCTTTAAAAACCACTTATTTGACTTATAATAATGTGCCCCTATAATcttcttaaattaaaaagtatttcttaaaaaaatcatcattagataaaaaaaaaagaaagaaacaagaagtgTGTTTTCTATTCTAGTGATGTAATGCACaactctttcaaaaataaaataacaacacaaccattttttctttggttgaagTGAGCCCTGGGGAGGACtttcacttaattattttttaaaacagccttTGAAGCGATGACAGCCCCCACCAGGGCTCCACTAAGTGGAGCGATGCGAGCTGAATGATTAGCTGGGGGAGATGCAATGAGGGGCTCACAGGAAGGAACATGTTCCGTGTAATGTGTGAATGTTCTGTAATGTCCCGCTCCTCCCAGAAGGGAAGATCAATGACTGAGTGTGGGGGGACCCACTGGTGCCTTTTATCCAGTTACCAGCAGGGCACCCAACTCTGTTGCCCTCTCCTGGTCCGGGGGTACATTCTGGAGCTAATTTCCAGTAGCTCACACATGCCAATAGTAAGAGAAATTTCCTGCACCAGGTCAATGATCTTCACACAGGTTTTGGTCTCACCTACATAGGTAATGAAGCTGCTGGACAGAGGTAAGCAACTGGCCCAAATAGGAGGGCTTGGCAACCTGCCTTTGGAGGTATGTTGCAAAGGGGAGTAAGATCATTCCTGCCTTGACAAAGTGATGCCAAGAGCTCTTAGTGATTGGATCAGGGAACCAATCACTGATTGGTCACTGAGtgttagggagagaggaaattcTTGCGGCTGAGGAaatccagcctcctcctcctccatttcaATTGCCACATTATGACAGTGGGTCAAGTGTCATGTCTTGTTTTACACTTGGCCCGCACTGTAAATGTAAACTGGCTGCTGTCTTCAATTGTAGACTCAGACACTCTCAGTTGTCGGGGCCTGtgtggcatgtgagaggcattCTGCGGCTCCTCAGCTCCCCAGGGGAGGTAGTCCGAGGCTGCAGCGGAGAAAGGCATTGACAGAAGAGAAGCCAGTGCCTCTGCTTAGCATCTCCCAGGGGGCAGCATGGACTGGAGGGGACATCAGAGCTTCTCAAGTCCAGAGGTGCAGTGCATGGAAAATGCCTAGAGAGTTTGTTAAATCACAGACTGCTGGGCCCACccccagtttctgattcagtcgacctggggcggggcccaggaatctgtatttctCACAtattccaggtgatgctgatgctgctggtctggggaccgcATTTGGAGAACCACTAATCTAGCACAATCATTGAACTTTACAGAGCAGAGAAATGGGCCTTGAGAGGCTAAGTGATCTGGGGTAATGCACCTAGTGAGCGGCAGCCTCCACATGCAGGCACTTGATGTTGCTTAGCACCTTCCAGGGGACAGAGGCTTGAAGCCCACACACATAGTAACTGATGGGTCCTGGGATGTGTTTACTCAACCCCCAACATCAAAGTGAAAATTCCTTTCAATAGACTATAAGTCTTGCTGCCCTTAGGCCACAAGTCCAGATACCAGGGAACACttggatatttaaatattttaaaatctagtttaTCAGGTTCCTGGGCCTCAGGTAAACTTGATTCAAAAGCACTAAAATGCCCATGATGAAATATGCAGCCAGAAAGCACTAGCAGGTGCAAGCATCTGGGGTTATATTAGTCTATTGCAggacaaaatggaaacagaatctACTGATGCTCATTCTTAGAGACCCATCTTAAGAGGAAATGATCACCTGTTGGGCATAATTGTCTCATTAACCATCACAACAAGCCTGGGAGGTAGGCCTTATTATTGCCactttatagaggaggaaacaggcAGAGTAAGAGTAACTTGACCACAGGCACAAAACTGGAGGAATGGAACTTAGAGCTGAGCCTCTGTCTACAGATCTGGAGCTCTCCCCATGCTCCATTCCATAGCCAAGGGCATGGGAGTGATCAAGGCCCTTCCATCTCACAAGGCTGCCTGCTCAGACAGACCAGAGGCTGTGTGGAGGGTATGATCAGTACTCTGTGTCTGTTTGAGGCCCTGTGTTCTGTTACTTTAGACATGGGCAGCTCAGACTCCCAGTATGTCCCTGGAAGCCATGGGGCCAGCCTGAGAGCACAAGGGACTTCCTCTCTCAGATGGGCTAGGAGTCACGTGTGTTGGAGCCCTGTGATCAGCAGTTGGATCCAGTGCCCCTTCCTCAGGCTGGGGCTCATTTTCAGCTGTCCTGGCAGCTCCAGAGCCAGGACCCTTGGTAAGACATATACCCCAGGTACTCACCTCGGTGTGGCCAGGACGGAAAGCTGCTTCCTTGGAAAAGCTGTTATTGGGCCCGGACGCTGAGCTGAGCTTGGGTCCAGC
The sequence above is drawn from the Desmodus rotundus isolate HL8 chromosome 12, HLdesRot8A.1, whole genome shotgun sequence genome and encodes:
- the NGF gene encoding beta-nerve growth factor gives rise to the protein MSMLSYTLITALLIGAQADPQAESNVPAGHAVPQAHWTSLQHSLDTALRRARSAPARAIAARVAGQTRNITVDPKLFKKRRLRSPRVLFSTQPPPVAADAQHPDFEASGAASFNRTHRSKRSTSHPIFHRGEFSVCDSISVWVGDKTTATDIKGKEVMVLGEVNINNSVFKQYFFETKCRDPNPVDSGCRGIDAKHWNSYCTTTHTFVKALTMDDKQAAWRFIRIDTACVCVLSRKTGRRA